One region of Luteolibacter yonseiensis genomic DNA includes:
- a CDS encoding transcriptional regulator, with amino-acid sequence MIDFSQLDKTIHEKGRLSIMTLLASRIEPWAFQDLKAQLDMSDGNLITHLRTLEKVDFISGEKLTGDGRPQTLYVMTTAGRAAFVAYLGVLEQILGLGK; translated from the coding sequence ATGATTGATTTTTCCCAACTGGACAAAACGATTCACGAGAAAGGGCGGCTGTCGATCATGACACTGCTCGCCTCGCGGATCGAGCCGTGGGCGTTCCAGGATCTCAAGGCGCAGCTCGACATGTCCGACGGCAATCTCATCACCCACCTGCGGACCTTGGAAAAGGTGGACTTCATCTCCGGGGAAAAGCTCACGGGAGATGGTAGACCCCAGACGTTGTACGTGATGACCACAGCCGGGCGGGCTGCGTTCGTCGCGTATCTCGGTGTGCTGGAACAGATTTTGGGACTGGGCAAATAA
- a CDS encoding DUF2244 domain-containing protein yields the protein MSAKGLAACPECGAASGDLSGQVVRCRSCGTTASIAEWTSSTGRNAAAAAYAASPTPPPESKIARDTDASGGVAWQIPASGSSGGLLFFGIAWSAITAVVSGGFLITILSGNKIEGGDIPQWWLIPFFTVFWLVGLGMLYAGFRSKYARHRITAGNGRLTLRRELFGRSSEKSLPLESIRSIEQVQFYQQNYEPVFGIEIRAEKGKLRFGSALTDAEKSWMAADLRRVLLKQPAKPAESTDAGAGRQSYFSIPLPRSRGQLLPMGITLLSMGPVFAFVWGALSDGFHPVPRNPEHWFDQIFNLSTGGFQTALILACGVFSLIGLAMIVIEFRSRGIEKRLEGTELEISFRSYRHGRVVKDRTFPRASVTGIRASVSGSSNAKVMKRVDLIAGDTVEKIAWWMDGGLADQFVAEVRSALG from the coding sequence ATGTCGGCGAAAGGCCTCGCCGCCTGCCCGGAATGTGGAGCGGCATCCGGCGACCTCTCGGGTCAGGTGGTCCGCTGCCGGTCCTGCGGAACCACGGCCTCCATCGCGGAGTGGACTTCCAGTACGGGCCGGAACGCTGCTGCGGCTGCGTACGCCGCATCCCCCACTCCGCCTCCGGAGTCGAAGATTGCCCGCGACACGGACGCCTCCGGCGGGGTTGCCTGGCAGATTCCCGCGTCCGGAAGCTCGGGCGGGCTGCTGTTCTTCGGCATCGCATGGTCCGCCATCACCGCGGTGGTGAGCGGAGGATTCCTGATCACCATCCTGAGCGGAAACAAGATCGAGGGAGGAGATATCCCCCAATGGTGGCTCATTCCATTTTTCACGGTTTTCTGGCTGGTGGGATTGGGCATGCTCTACGCGGGGTTCCGGAGCAAATACGCCCGCCACCGCATCACCGCGGGAAATGGCCGGCTGACCCTGCGCCGTGAATTGTTCGGCAGGTCTTCCGAGAAATCCCTGCCATTGGAATCCATCCGGTCCATCGAACAGGTGCAGTTCTACCAACAAAACTACGAGCCGGTCTTCGGCATCGAAATCCGTGCGGAAAAGGGCAAGCTCCGCTTCGGCTCCGCCCTCACGGATGCGGAAAAATCCTGGATGGCCGCCGACTTGCGGCGTGTCCTGCTGAAGCAACCGGCAAAGCCGGCGGAATCCACGGACGCCGGCGCGGGGAGGCAGTCATACTTTTCCATTCCGCTCCCGCGCTCGCGTGGCCAGCTCCTTCCGATGGGCATCACACTGCTTTCGATGGGCCCGGTTTTCGCGTTCGTATGGGGAGCCCTTTCAGATGGATTCCACCCCGTGCCACGAAACCCGGAGCATTGGTTCGATCAGATTTTCAACCTGTCGACAGGTGGCTTCCAAACCGCCTTGATCCTGGCCTGCGGTGTGTTCTCCCTGATCGGCCTGGCCATGATCGTCATCGAGTTCCGGTCCCGGGGCATCGAGAAGCGGCTGGAGGGCACGGAGCTGGAAATCTCGTTCCGCAGCTACCGGCACGGGCGTGTGGTGAAGGACCGCACCTTCCCGCGTGCTTCGGTGACCGGCATCCGCGCGTCGGTCAGCGGTTCCTCAAACGCGAAAGTCATGAAACGCGTCGATCTCATCGCCGGTGACACCGTGGAGAAAATCGCCTGGTGGATGGACGGCGGACTCGCGGATCAATTCGTCGCCGAGGTGCGGTCCGCCCTCGGCTGA
- a CDS encoding family 1 glycosylhydrolase encodes MAFPKGFLFGTANADHQVEAHDPAREDVWDVWERCQGLTPRGRATDFANRYEEDIAAAAGLGCRLFRFSTAWARVETAEGEFDQEALAHYRKVAECIRSHGMKVMLTLHHFVWPVWLERDRGGMIGERFPEFFARYAARVEEAMGDVVDYWITFNEPSQLTFGYIKPWWQNRYFMPPGLPRGTDVEVEAEAVGKLIPNLFLAHSRARASIKARQPSAQVGVNPLVTGFPTWLQMLMDFGACHRGLIEALFKFTKKGALVSERGDVDLVIGGVTIGEQTRYEISDPYLRTSKAVIVSTDYQGEAIASLSGKKVGVIGVGNQPESWQRDLPQDCVKKIFPNYDEARRALLSGKLDAVYGDAFFLRSKETKDRLKFLVKGLSDEAYVVVAPHGHQQLLERVNRAVAAFQAERAGSPAADSEAKEAQRPVSLREVLTGEDDSPEWLVESHDVRRVRRRGKIRIGIRTDAPDMTNGCSEEGLEMRLARRIAYEIFHDEKRLEIVPLEPSERLKVLETKAGWLNWAWRFWGTTTMIANANWWYLGTSGRLPVELCPDEAVGAQDFVGLDYYWGLPTWKLGKFRSLEDAARGKFLKAPVWPRGLYHALRRFHRWFPDQELFIVENGSVPVANGVPRTDYLRSHIAEMQKAMAKGVPVKGYNFWSITSNREWGHAFDPNTDFGLYFVDLDKDPELKRVPTSEVEVYREIIALVEK; translated from the coding sequence ATGGCTTTTCCAAAAGGATTCCTCTTCGGCACCGCGAACGCCGATCACCAGGTGGAGGCGCATGATCCCGCGCGGGAGGACGTGTGGGACGTTTGGGAACGCTGCCAGGGGCTCACGCCACGCGGCAGGGCGACGGATTTCGCGAACCGCTACGAGGAGGACATCGCCGCCGCCGCGGGTCTCGGCTGCAGGCTGTTCCGGTTCTCCACCGCCTGGGCGCGGGTGGAAACCGCGGAAGGGGAGTTCGACCAGGAAGCCTTGGCACATTACCGGAAAGTGGCGGAGTGCATCCGGAGCCACGGTATGAAGGTGATGCTCACGCTGCACCACTTCGTCTGGCCGGTATGGCTGGAGCGGGATCGTGGCGGGATGATCGGCGAGAGGTTCCCGGAATTCTTCGCCCGCTACGCGGCGCGGGTGGAGGAGGCAATGGGGGACGTGGTGGACTACTGGATCACCTTCAACGAACCGAGCCAGCTCACCTTCGGCTACATCAAGCCCTGGTGGCAGAACCGCTATTTCATGCCACCCGGCCTGCCACGCGGGACGGATGTCGAGGTGGAGGCGGAAGCGGTGGGCAAGCTGATTCCGAATCTTTTCCTCGCCCACAGCCGGGCGCGGGCATCCATCAAGGCCCGACAGCCGTCCGCACAGGTCGGCGTGAATCCCCTGGTGACGGGCTTCCCGACGTGGTTGCAGATGCTGATGGACTTCGGGGCCTGCCACCGCGGGTTGATCGAGGCGCTTTTCAAGTTTACCAAAAAAGGCGCCCTTGTGAGCGAACGCGGCGACGTGGACCTCGTGATCGGCGGCGTGACCATCGGCGAACAGACGCGCTATGAGATCAGCGACCCGTATCTGCGCACCAGCAAGGCGGTCATCGTCTCCACGGACTACCAGGGAGAAGCCATCGCGTCACTCTCGGGGAAGAAGGTCGGAGTGATCGGCGTGGGGAACCAACCGGAGTCCTGGCAGCGGGATCTGCCGCAGGACTGCGTGAAGAAGATTTTCCCGAACTACGACGAGGCACGCCGCGCATTGTTGTCAGGAAAGCTGGACGCCGTGTATGGCGACGCGTTTTTCCTCAGATCCAAGGAAACCAAGGACCGCCTGAAATTCCTCGTCAAGGGACTGAGCGACGAAGCCTACGTGGTCGTCGCGCCCCACGGACACCAGCAGTTGCTGGAGCGGGTGAACCGCGCGGTGGCGGCATTCCAGGCGGAGCGGGCGGGATCTCCAGCCGCCGATTCCGAAGCGAAGGAGGCGCAGCGTCCCGTCTCGCTGCGCGAGGTGCTGACCGGCGAGGATGACAGCCCGGAATGGCTGGTGGAAAGCCACGACGTGAGACGCGTGCGGCGGCGCGGGAAAATCCGCATCGGAATCCGCACGGACGCTCCGGACATGACGAACGGCTGCTCGGAAGAGGGGCTGGAAATGCGGCTCGCGCGGCGGATCGCCTACGAGATTTTCCACGATGAGAAGCGGTTGGAGATCGTTCCTCTGGAACCGAGCGAACGGCTCAAGGTGCTGGAGACCAAAGCGGGCTGGCTGAACTGGGCGTGGCGGTTCTGGGGCACCACCACCATGATCGCGAACGCGAACTGGTGGTACCTCGGCACCTCCGGCAGGCTTCCCGTGGAACTCTGCCCGGATGAGGCGGTAGGCGCGCAGGATTTCGTGGGCCTGGATTACTACTGGGGCCTGCCTACATGGAAACTGGGGAAATTCCGTTCGCTGGAAGATGCCGCGCGCGGGAAATTCCTCAAGGCCCCCGTCTGGCCGCGCGGGCTGTATCACGCGCTGAGGAGATTCCACCGCTGGTTCCCGGACCAGGAACTGTTCATCGTGGAAAACGGCAGCGTTCCCGTGGCGAACGGGGTGCCGCGCACCGACTATCTGCGCTCCCACATCGCCGAAATGCAAAAGGCGATGGCCAAAGGCGTGCCCGTGAAGGGCTACAACTTCTGGTCCATCACCTCGAACCGCGAGTGGGGCCACGCGTTCGACCCGAACACCGACTTCGGCCTCTATTTCGTCGATCTCGACAAGGACCCTGAACTGAAACGCGTGCCGACAAGCGAGGTGGAGGTTTACCGGGAGATCATCGCTTTGGTGGAGAAGTGA
- a CDS encoding VOC family protein, with the protein MIRFLHTRIRVRSLDASIAFYQKLGYTLDKFKDSPQGNSLAFLALPANEVFLELCHSPEYTATCPEDLMHTALGVDDIIEYCDGVEKAGIEIWPSGWREKFSSGGQKMAFVTDPDGYEVEILER; encoded by the coding sequence ATGATCCGTTTCCTCCACACCCGCATCCGCGTCCGCAGCCTGGACGCGTCCATCGCCTTTTATCAGAAACTCGGCTACACGCTGGACAAGTTCAAGGACTCGCCGCAGGGCAACAGCCTCGCATTCCTCGCCCTGCCCGCAAACGAGGTCTTTCTCGAGCTCTGCCACTCGCCGGAATACACCGCCACCTGTCCGGAAGACCTGATGCACACCGCCCTCGGGGTGGATGACATCATCGAATACTGCGACGGCGTCGAGAAGGCGGGCATCGAGATCTGGCCATCCGGCTGGCGCGAGAAGTTCTCCTCGGGCGGCCAGAAGATGGCGTTCGTCACGGATCCGGACGGCTACGAGGTCGAAATCCTGGAACGCTGA
- a CDS encoding RNA polymerase sigma factor yields MMTQDTKELLRDYTRNRSEDAFRVLVREHSPVVYGTALRKLGGDRAAAQDVTQEVFTLLARKAHRLESVVLGGWLYRQACRRAANHARSEARRKKRESIAMENQNHPSPADGFLAKELDDALLALPEKDRDALILRFFEDKEFKVLGTTLGLSEEAARKRVTRALERLAENLKRRGVPVGSVSLGTAMQGFGATPVPAAVISQVSRTAFQAGAGGGWTVCISLLKPIAAGVATVSLVAGSTLAFRSGNADEASAEAVAPQVAARGPRSSRFAEKLPEHLTLEQIIAEIRRIRSGPGTVLTELRMQVVLGKIQVSQIPEFVLLGNRELNQDEREEIYRPLLTLWWDRDPETAMTFILKERIDAKTSGQDSHYLVGELYRRWAERDRKAAEAWLARNWEDEVLAKKHGNGKFRNFLSMWITGEFFSHGDIDGLFAFSRRMPTIDDQAGALFNIVGMAPMHSMFNYSGKNQDRWRRFHRGLEQFPDDRWRSELVRQFWKNIGEHHADDVRTIQESFQPADPFAASLGLLSVKKRLARRTDSSGMTSYESTPVSDRSEREADSMAIGLAQGLTRGQVLTAMGRALPEGMKKEDYFAWVDSHRDELELDDFFLRQAMEKGIDGQVRGRQPEAIEWASRITDTELRRKACRAIFRRYRAGNPEWAAKYLAEGKMPQDLAEEFQLIANSAP; encoded by the coding sequence ATGATGACGCAAGACACGAAGGAACTCCTGCGGGACTACACGCGCAACCGGTCGGAAGATGCCTTCCGCGTGCTGGTCCGCGAGCACTCTCCCGTGGTCTATGGCACGGCCTTGCGCAAGCTCGGAGGGGATCGCGCCGCCGCGCAGGATGTGACACAGGAGGTGTTCACGCTGCTGGCCAGGAAGGCCCATCGGTTGGAATCCGTGGTTCTCGGCGGCTGGCTCTACCGGCAGGCGTGCCGCCGGGCGGCGAACCATGCCCGCTCCGAAGCCCGGCGGAAAAAACGTGAATCCATCGCCATGGAAAACCAGAACCATCCTTCTCCTGCCGACGGGTTTCTTGCCAAGGAACTCGACGACGCGCTGCTCGCCCTCCCTGAAAAAGACCGCGACGCGCTGATCCTGCGGTTTTTCGAGGACAAGGAATTCAAGGTTCTGGGAACCACCCTCGGCCTCAGCGAGGAAGCTGCGAGAAAACGGGTTACCCGCGCCCTCGAACGCCTGGCGGAAAATTTGAAACGCAGGGGCGTTCCGGTGGGAAGTGTTTCGCTTGGCACGGCCATGCAAGGCTTCGGAGCGACGCCGGTCCCGGCGGCGGTCATTTCACAGGTCTCCAGAACCGCATTCCAGGCGGGCGCGGGTGGTGGATGGACGGTTTGCATTTCCCTCCTGAAACCGATCGCCGCCGGAGTCGCGACGGTTTCCCTGGTGGCGGGCTCCACGCTTGCTTTCCGCTCCGGGAATGCGGACGAGGCATCCGCGGAAGCCGTCGCGCCCCAGGTGGCGGCGCGTGGTCCTCGCTCCTCGCGCTTCGCGGAAAAGCTGCCGGAGCATCTCACGCTGGAACAGATCATCGCCGAGATCCGCCGCATCCGGTCGGGACCCGGCACGGTGCTCACGGAGTTGCGGATGCAGGTGGTGCTCGGGAAAATACAGGTTTCACAGATCCCGGAGTTCGTCCTGTTGGGAAACCGGGAGCTCAACCAGGACGAGCGGGAGGAGATCTACCGGCCGTTGCTCACGCTCTGGTGGGATCGGGATCCGGAGACGGCGATGACATTCATCCTCAAGGAAAGGATCGACGCAAAGACGTCGGGACAAGACAGCCATTATCTCGTCGGAGAACTCTACCGCCGCTGGGCGGAGCGGGACCGGAAGGCGGCCGAGGCATGGCTGGCACGGAACTGGGAAGATGAGGTGCTGGCGAAAAAACACGGAAACGGGAAATTCAGGAACTTCCTCTCCATGTGGATCACGGGTGAGTTCTTCTCACACGGAGACATCGACGGACTGTTCGCATTCTCCAGACGGATGCCGACCATCGATGATCAGGCGGGCGCGCTTTTCAACATCGTCGGCATGGCGCCCATGCATTCCATGTTCAACTACTCCGGGAAAAACCAGGACCGGTGGCGGAGATTCCACCGCGGCCTCGAACAATTCCCGGACGACCGCTGGCGGAGCGAACTCGTCCGGCAATTTTGGAAAAACATCGGCGAACACCACGCCGACGACGTGCGGACGATCCAGGAGTCGTTCCAGCCCGCCGATCCGTTCGCGGCATCCCTGGGTCTGCTCAGCGTGAAGAAAAGGCTCGCACGAAGGACGGACTCTTCCGGCATGACCTCCTATGAATCCACTCCTGTCAGCGACCGTTCCGAACGGGAGGCGGATTCGATGGCGATCGGCCTGGCCCAGGGCCTCACCCGCGGGCAGGTCCTCACGGCCATGGGCAGGGCGTTGCCGGAGGGAATGAAAAAGGAGGACTATTTCGCATGGGTGGACTCCCATCGGGACGAGCTGGAGCTGGATGATTTTTTCCTCAGACAGGCGATGGAGAAGGGGATTGACGGACAGGTGAGGGGACGGCAGCCGGAAGCCATCGAATGGGCATCGAGAATCACGGACACGGAACTCAGGAGGAAGGCATGCCGCGCCATTTTCAGAAGATACAGGGCGGGAAACCCGGAATGGGCGGCCAAATATCTCGCGGAAGGGAAGATGCCCCAGGACCTCGCGGAGGAATTCCAACTCATCGCCAACTCCGCACCATGA
- the argC gene encoding N-acetyl-gamma-glutamyl-phosphate reductase — protein sequence MNRIKTAIVGASGYTGMELLRLLLTHPGVELVAVTSRAEAGKSLDEVFPRFTKAPGARLEFILPDPDAIAATGAQVAFLALPHGVAADIARALLERGLKVIDLSADFRLRDAAVYEEFYGHAHPAPDLLGEAVYGLPEARTPEIQAARLIAAPGCYPTSILMPLLPLLRENLIDPATIVANSMSGVSGAGRKADLTLLYVECNESARAYGVPKHRHLSEIEQELGFAAGENVTISFIPHLIPVNSGIVTTTTAKLRDGVPPEAIGAALEKAYQDADFVRLLGRGGCADTKNVTRTNFIDIGWQHDPRTGRVILMSAEDNLGKGAGGQAVQCFNLIFGLSPTDGLQNF from the coding sequence ATGAATCGCATCAAGACCGCCATCGTCGGAGCCAGTGGCTACACCGGCATGGAATTGCTCCGCCTGCTCCTCACCCACCCGGGGGTGGAACTCGTCGCCGTCACATCCCGCGCGGAAGCCGGGAAGTCGCTGGACGAGGTGTTTCCGCGTTTCACCAAGGCCCCGGGGGCGCGGCTTGAGTTCATCCTGCCGGATCCCGACGCCATCGCGGCGACGGGAGCGCAGGTCGCTTTCCTCGCGCTGCCCCACGGCGTCGCGGCGGACATCGCGCGGGCGTTGCTGGAGCGGGGGTTGAAGGTCATCGATCTCAGCGCGGACTTCCGGTTGAGGGATGCCGCGGTTTACGAGGAGTTCTACGGCCACGCGCATCCCGCGCCGGACCTCCTTGGCGAGGCGGTTTACGGTCTGCCGGAAGCCCGCACCCCGGAAATCCAGGCCGCCCGGCTGATCGCCGCGCCCGGTTGCTACCCGACGAGCATCCTAATGCCGCTGCTGCCCCTGCTCAGGGAAAATCTCATCGATCCCGCAACCATCGTCGCCAATTCGATGAGCGGCGTCAGCGGAGCCGGACGCAAGGCGGATCTCACGCTGCTCTATGTGGAATGCAATGAAAGCGCGCGGGCATACGGCGTGCCGAAGCACCGCCACCTGTCCGAGATCGAGCAGGAGCTCGGCTTCGCGGCGGGGGAAAATGTCACCATTTCCTTCATTCCACACCTCATCCCGGTGAACTCCGGCATCGTCACGACCACCACCGCGAAGCTGCGGGACGGTGTGCCGCCGGAGGCGATCGGCGCGGCTTTGGAAAAGGCCTACCAGGATGCGGATTTCGTCCGGTTGCTCGGTCGCGGCGGTTGTGCGGACACGAAAAACGTCACCCGCACCAACTTCATCGACATCGGGTGGCAGCATGATCCGCGCACCGGCCGGGTCATTCTCATGAGCGCCGAGGACAACCTCGGAAAAGGCGCGGGCGGGCAGGCGGTGCAGTGTTTCAACCTCATCTTCGGCCTCAGCCCGACTGATGGGTTGCAAAATTTTTAA
- a CDS encoding DUF3592 domain-containing protein, producing the protein MADKIFKNAGLLQTLPAAITPIILMSERRFVSSRKKIPKRGGVRVAGKPTVYAGILFCLIFAGAGLSGFLPSIAPWFWKSTPCEVLEFEIHDNPDEDPPFSAEARYRFDWNGKPHESGHVGIRGWKDARVPLELARKFSENPKTVCYLPDGSSESAVLLRPAPKWGSLFIIGFGASMAWLLFQGDRTRDLPEEEVMKRVLPPVALLFGIPGLLLFLNLSLPVWIESIAVLGWNETPAEIVWSELRVTHGTKSTSYRADVCYEYEAAGRTWRNNRVRAGETPESGRSAATEILRLFAVGRRTHCHVHPTRPERAVLLTSPGWVALFTLFPLPFLAIGLWTGWEALRMRAPSARVGG; encoded by the coding sequence ATGGCGGACAAAATTTTTAAGAATGCCGGATTGTTGCAAACCCTCCCCGCCGCTATCACTCCCATCATCCTGATGAGCGAGAGAAGGTTCGTTTCCTCCCGAAAGAAAATTCCCAAGCGCGGCGGCGTGCGTGTGGCAGGCAAGCCGACGGTCTACGCCGGCATTCTGTTCTGCCTGATCTTCGCGGGAGCGGGATTGTCCGGGTTCCTCCCATCCATCGCGCCATGGTTCTGGAAATCGACCCCATGTGAGGTGCTGGAGTTCGAAATCCATGACAACCCGGACGAGGATCCGCCGTTTTCCGCCGAAGCCCGTTATCGTTTCGACTGGAATGGCAAGCCGCATGAATCCGGCCATGTCGGCATCAGGGGCTGGAAGGACGCGCGTGTGCCGCTCGAACTGGCGAGGAAATTCTCCGAAAACCCGAAAACCGTCTGCTATCTGCCGGATGGGTCGTCGGAAAGCGCGGTGCTCCTCCGGCCGGCACCCAAGTGGGGAAGTTTGTTTATCATCGGATTCGGAGCCAGCATGGCCTGGCTCCTCTTCCAAGGAGACCGGACGAGGGACCTGCCGGAAGAGGAGGTGATGAAACGGGTGCTGCCTCCGGTGGCCCTGCTTTTCGGCATTCCCGGGTTGCTTCTTTTTCTGAACCTCTCCCTGCCGGTGTGGATCGAATCCATCGCGGTGCTGGGCTGGAATGAGACGCCTGCGGAAATCGTGTGGAGCGAGCTGAGGGTGACGCACGGCACGAAATCCACGAGCTATCGCGCGGACGTCTGCTACGAGTATGAGGCGGCGGGAAGGACGTGGCGCAACAACCGGGTCCGCGCGGGAGAAACGCCGGAGTCCGGCCGGTCGGCGGCTACGGAGATCTTACGGTTGTTTGCAGTGGGTCGGCGGACCCATTGTCATGTCCACCCGACCCGGCCGGAGAGGGCGGTGTTGCTGACATCGCCGGGCTGGGTGGCGCTTTTCACCTTGTTTCCCCTGCCCTTCCTGGCGATCGGCTTGTGGACCGGATGGGAGGCACTGCGAATGAGGGCTCCTTCGGCACGGGTCGGGGGATGA
- the argJ gene encoding bifunctional glutamate N-acetyltransferase/amino-acid acetyltransferase ArgJ: MDHPFTKIKGGVGAPLGFLTSAVSCGIKNPDATRLDLALIYSEKPCSSAGTFTTNRVKAAPVRVSQTHLRKGNLRAIIANSGNANACTGVQGIRDANAMCDAVAKPLKLNRSEIGVASTGVIGLPLPMMRLEPKYDDLIEQLGPKNGSNVAAAIITSDTHAKEVAISFDLGEHRVRLGGCVKGAGMISPSMATMLCFITTDANIPAENLRKTVLECVEGSFNRITIDGDMSTNDTVIVLANGASKMPAIRRNSTNCKLFRQALQWLMLELAKAVVRDGERVTKFVTVKVEGAKTYLDAKKVAEAVCKSALVKSSWNGGDPNWGRIIHAVGYSRARIREELVDIHIGGKAACIGGLQADTPMELLREAVSHPEFEIVINLNQGTADYTMYSSDLSPEYIDFNRSEYAYWKQARKDGLV, from the coding sequence ATGGATCATCCCTTCACCAAAATCAAAGGCGGCGTCGGCGCGCCCTTGGGTTTCCTCACCAGCGCGGTGAGCTGCGGCATCAAGAATCCGGACGCCACGCGGCTCGACCTCGCGCTGATCTACTCGGAAAAACCATGCAGTTCGGCGGGCACCTTCACCACGAACCGGGTGAAGGCCGCGCCCGTCCGTGTCTCCCAGACCCACCTGCGGAAGGGGAATCTCCGCGCCATCATCGCGAATTCCGGGAACGCGAACGCCTGCACCGGCGTGCAGGGCATCCGCGACGCGAACGCCATGTGCGATGCCGTGGCGAAACCGCTCAAGCTCAACCGCTCCGAAATCGGCGTCGCCTCCACCGGTGTGATCGGCCTGCCGCTGCCGATGATGCGGCTGGAGCCGAAATACGACGATCTCATCGAGCAGCTCGGCCCGAAAAACGGCTCGAACGTGGCCGCCGCCATCATCACCAGCGACACCCATGCGAAGGAGGTCGCCATTTCCTTCGACCTCGGCGAGCACCGTGTCCGTCTCGGCGGTTGTGTGAAGGGTGCCGGCATGATTTCTCCCAGCATGGCCACCATGCTGTGCTTCATCACCACCGATGCGAACATCCCTGCGGAAAACCTCCGCAAGACCGTGCTCGAGTGCGTGGAAGGCAGCTTCAACCGCATCACCATCGACGGTGACATGTCCACCAACGACACCGTCATCGTGCTTGCGAACGGAGCCTCGAAGATGCCCGCCATCCGCCGGAACAGCACGAACTGCAAGCTCTTCCGCCAGGCCCTCCAGTGGCTCATGCTCGAGCTCGCGAAAGCCGTCGTCCGTGATGGCGAGCGCGTCACCAAGTTCGTCACCGTGAAGGTGGAGGGCGCGAAGACCTACCTCGATGCGAAGAAAGTCGCCGAAGCGGTCTGCAAATCCGCGCTGGTGAAATCGTCCTGGAACGGCGGCGATCCGAACTGGGGCCGCATCATCCACGCCGTCGGCTATTCCCGCGCCCGTATCCGGGAGGAGCTCGTGGACATCCACATCGGTGGAAAAGCCGCCTGCATCGGTGGTCTCCAGGCGGACACGCCGATGGAGCTGCTCCGCGAGGCCGTCTCCCATCCGGAGTTTGAAATCGTCATCAACCTCAATCAAGGGACCGCCGATTACACGATGTATTCCAGCGACCTCTCGCCCGAATACATCGACTTCAACCGCTCCGAATACGCGTATTGGAAACAGGCGCGGAAGGACGGGCTGGTGTGA
- a CDS encoding universal stress protein, whose protein sequence is MKTIVVAVDFSNATPGVIEMAIRLAKSFGAGLQLFHVIEPEPSYTAYGFTPDEFPAMNAFQEEAKRRATAKLEELLSRVRLEIPDTTSHLTEGSPLHSLIDHVKQGGADFVVLGSHGHGVIASFLLGSVAEGMVRKALVPTLVVPAGPE, encoded by the coding sequence ATGAAAACCATCGTAGTCGCCGTCGATTTTTCAAACGCCACGCCCGGCGTGATTGAAATGGCCATCCGGCTCGCGAAGTCCTTCGGAGCGGGATTGCAGCTTTTCCACGTCATCGAGCCGGAACCCAGCTACACCGCCTACGGCTTCACACCGGACGAATTTCCAGCGATGAACGCGTTCCAGGAAGAAGCGAAACGCCGGGCCACCGCGAAGCTGGAGGAACTTCTCTCCCGCGTGCGCCTCGAGATCCCGGACACCACGTCCCATCTCACCGAAGGCAGTCCGCTGCATTCGCTGATCGATCATGTGAAACAGGGCGGTGCGGATTTCGTCGTGCTCGGTTCGCATGGTCACGGCGTCATCGCGTCGTTCCTGCTCGGAAGCGTGGCTGAGGGCATGGTCCGGAAAGCTCTGGTGCCGACGCTGGTGGTTCCGGCAGGGCCGGAATGA